In the Silene latifolia isolate original U9 population chromosome 1, ASM4854445v1, whole genome shotgun sequence genome, cattgagactGTAACTTTTGTCCATATTAAACATGTAACATGAGTCCATTGAGAGTAAAACTATAGTCCttgaaagtgtaactttaatagatataagtataactttagtagagaaaaatataactttaatagagatagctgtaactttaatagagaaatatgtaattttaatagaaaaaagtgtaatttttttTGTAGAAATCAGCTTCTCATTAGAAAAAGAGAATTTCATACAAAGTAGAACCACTAGAAAAGCAAGTGACCATTCTAACTAGTCATATGCTCTAGTACCTCCTCTAGTATACTACTATTAATATTAGCATACAATCGAATAGAAACATAATATTTAATTTGATAGACAACTTGCTCAATTGTGCGAGAAACCCCTCTAAAGATGCGCCAATTCCTTTCTTGCCAAAGAAAGTAAACCGTGGCAGCCAAACTACACCGAGCTCGTTTTTTCCTCCAACCCTTACCACGGTACCTGGACAACTTTAGGAGCTCCTGATGCAAACACAAAGGTCTCCTCGTGACCCCAAGCCAGAGCAGAATAATTTGGTACACGGCCCTTGAAAAGGAACAAGAGAAGAACAAGTGTGGGTGGTCCTCAGCAGCAGCCAGACATAGGTAGCATCTGTTGACAAGATGCAAACCTCTTCTATTCAAATTATCAGTAGTGGCCAGCCCCTTTTGCACTGCCATTCTCACAAGCATAGCATGCCTAGGCATAACCACACCATCCAAAGTAGGTTTAGCCCATTGGAGATTAGAGTGCCTCCCATGGAAAACCGCATATACCTGATACAAAAGCAGCTTACCAGTCTTACTCCATTCCTGTAGTGAAGCATGAGCATCTGCAATTGAACCAGTCAGTCCAACAAATTCATCTCGTGCAGCAAAGATAGCTTTCCAAACCGTGGAAGTGGACTGTGATGGCATCACACTCCAACAGTCCAAACCCTGCAGATGATAGTGTTGGCACCACTGCACCTAGATGGAAGGGGATGCAGTAGAAATCCTCCAAAACATTCTCAGCAACAACGTTTTGTTCCAGCTCATAATTTCTCTAATATCAAACCCTCCTTGTGCCCTGCTCCTACAGACTTTTTGCCACGCAAAGAACACCAGTTTGTCTGCTCCCTGGTATCCCCATAGAAATCATCTACACATTTTGTCTATCTCATGGATGACCTCCTTAGGCAGCAGAAAACTTGCACACCAAAAGCTCTCAATACCAAATACAACAGTGTTGATGAGCTGAATCTTCCCAGCATAGGAAAGATTACAATTAGCCCAATGATTAATCTTGGCCTTAATTTTTTCAAGTAAAGAGAAATACATGTCCTTTGTCAGTCTGGATGAGTGAAGGGGCACACCAAGATACTTGAAGGGAAATGTCCCCTCCAAATAACTAGTATCCCTAAGAATTAGTTCCTTTACCTCAGAGTGCACTCCCCCAAAATAGATGTTGGTTTTGGAGGGGTTAGGAGTCAGACCAGAAACTTCAGCAAAAAGATGCAAACTAGCTTCAACAGCTTTGATAGAAGGGTAATCACCTCTTGTGAAAACAAGCAGGTCGTCTGCAAAAATAAGATGAGAGAGACCCATCCTGCAGCATTTTGGATGAAAGCTAAAATGCTTGTGTTCTGGTAACTTCCTGAGAATCCTAGATAAGACCTCCATGCAGAGAACAAAGAGCAAGGGGGAGAAGGGATCACTCTGCCTTAGCCCCCTCTTCCCAGCAAAATAACCCACTGAAGACCCATTTATATTAAGAGAGAACTTAGGGGATGTCACACAAGTGATGATCCAATTGCAAAATTTAGGAGGCAGTCCAAACAAAGGCAGAATAGTCCTCAAAAAATCCCAATGAACCGAGTCAAAAGCTTTACGAATATCCACTTTAATAACACATCTAGGGGAGGAATTCTGTCTTCCATAACCAGAAACCAATTCATGAGCCAGCATGGTATTATCTACTATTGATCTCTCTTGCACGAAAGCAGCTTGTTCAAGCCCCACAATATCAGGCATAACTTTCTTAAGTCTATTAGTAAGGATCTTACTTATGGTTTTGTAAATAGTTGAGCAGCAGGATATATGCCTATAATCCAGAACAGAACTAGGGTTATCACCCTTAGGAATCAAAGTAATCAGGGTTGAATTGATCTCCTTGAGTAGTTTCCCAGTTCGAAAAAAGTTCTGGATTGCCTTAGTGAATTCAACCTTAATTATATCCCAAGATTGGCGGAAAAATCCAGATGAAAATCCATCTGGACCAGGGCTCTTGTTAATATCAATTGCAAAAAGAGCATTATGAATCTCAGACTCAGAAACCTCTTGAAGGAGCAGGCCCTCTGATTGAGCTCCTAAGCATTGCCCACTGAGAATAATGGCAGGATCAATATCCTTAATGACAGTAGAAGTACCCAGTAAACTTCTATAATACTCAAGGAAAGCATCAGAGATAGTGTCATGAGTACTGCAGTCATTACCATTCATGTCCTTCACCTTACTAATACGACAACTACTCCTTCTAACAGCCATTTTAGCAAAGAAGTAAGAAGTATTTGCATCCATCATCTGAATACCATGAGCTTTAGCCCTCGACAAGCGAAACTAAGCTCGATTTTTAAGGTGCACATCAGTAAGCATAACTCTTTCTCCTCTAGCATCAAAACAGCATTCATGGGATCCCTCTGAAGTTTGCCTTGACAGTCCTGAAGCTCACACATCTTCTTTTTAGCTCTCTCAGTAAGACTAGAGTAAGTCTTGTGATGGAGGACTTTTAAGCGTTGCTTAGCCACTTTCAGATGCTGGACAAGTTTGTACATACTACACCCATAAATTCTCTCCTGCCAAACCTCCTTAACAATGTCAGGGAAAGAAGGGTCCTGAGCCCAGCAATTGAGGAACCTAAACTGCTTGGGTCTAGGCACTTCAGTGGAAGGAATGCTAACCACTAAGGGTGAGTGATCAGACACCCCAGCTGCAAGAGAATCAGCATAGGAATGAGAGAACATAGCAGCCCATTCTGTATTAATGAGGACCCTATCAAGTTTCATCCATTTCCTATCACCATCCTCTTGCTTATTCGTCCAGGTAAAAGCAAAGCCATGAATGACCATGTCTTCCAACCCAGCCATAATGATTGcatcattaaaatcaactaaAGCCTGAAGGTTAGCAGCAGTATTACTGATCCTCTCATCCAGACTTCTCACACAATTGAAATCCCCAAGACAAACCCATGGACAAGTAGGCTTTATCCCCTTCAGAAACGTCCAAAGATCAACCCTCCCTTCCAAAGAATTAAGGCCATAAACAAAGGTGACCTGGTAGGTGACACATCCAGGAGCCTCAACTTGCAAATGAACCCATTGAACCCCAGAAGACAGAGCAGTAACCACTAAAGAAGCTTTATTCCAAATAACCCAAAGCCTACCATTAGAATGGTAGTCATAGTTGTGCAAAACTTTAAAATGTTTAAAGCCACGTTTTCTAACAGAGTTAAAGTTAGAAAAACGAAccctaatttcatttattccCATAATATCCAATTTATTAGAAGTAAAAAAATCCACTATCTCATGCTGCTTAAACTCTTTATTCATCCCCCGAATATTCCAAACACCAATTTTCATGGAGATATGGGGGGTGGGTCTTTAGTATCTCTAAACTCCACTTCCTCAAAATGAACCTCCACTCTCATATTATCCACCACATTAAGAATTGGAACAACCTTATATTTCTGCAGGATCTCACCACCCTTATCAGGAGTGACAGACTGAGTACTTGCCTCTTTTGACCTCTCATTCCTTACCACTGGAATAACAACAGTAGTGGTAGGAGCCTGCACCTCTGCAGCAGATGCTTTCGTGACAGGGGCCTGCACCTCAGTAGTGGCAGAGGCCTTCACCTCAGCAGCAGTTGGAGGAGTAGTGACAGGGTCAACAACAACTGGTTCCTTAGCTGGTTTCTTTAGAAATCTACACTGTTTCACATCATGTCCTAACTTCTTACAGTGTGTGCAATAGTAGGGCAACCATTCAAACACAACCCTCTGAAGGACTTGACCATAAGGAGTATACAAAAGTATATCCTCAGACAGCTTTTGTGATACATCCACTTCAATCATGAGCCTAGCAAATTATAATCTCTCCTTATTAGTAGTCACAGGATCAGCATACATGGGAGTACCTATCTTGCTAGCAATCTTACTTAAAGCCTTCTCAGACCAAAAAATAGGATCTAAATCTGGTAAAGTGACCCAAACTAGTACCCTTGATACAGAATCCAATTCCTTAGAGATTTGAGGAGTCCATCTCTTCATGACCAGAGAATGATTACCCAAGCTCCAAGTACTCCCCCTGAGAATAGTACATAAATCTTTCTCAGAGTGAAACCGGAAGTAGAACCATCCCTTCTTGTAATACAGAACTTCCGGTTTTGTCACATGGTTCCAGGACTTGCTAACAAATTCCCGAACCTGAACAAGCGACGGCTTACCCCCTAGAAATTGACCCACAAGAGTATTAGACCAATATGCCAGTTCATCTTCAATATCGGCTTCATCAATGACAACCCCAACAGTATCCACTGAGTCTGTAATATAATGAAGTTCCATTCCTACAGGTGCCTTTGAAATCCTCTCAACCCATGTCGGTTTCACAGGAGGCACAACCACAGGGGTAGGGACAGCAATCGAAGGAGTAACTACAGGAGTAGAGGTTTTTGGTGGAGAAACCCCTATCCGAGAGGTCGATCTAGGGTTCGCAGACGAAGAGGCTACAAGAGCATCATTAATACGATCATTAAGCAGAGGTACCTGGGGAGAGGAAAGAGCTTCATCAGTTGGAGCTGTTTGAGATCGTCCCCGGCGGAGTATAGCGGTCGGAACGGTATTGCGTGGTCTCACCATGGCCGGAAAGAAGAGAGATCTAGAATCGCATTTAGATCGCCCTTAGAGAGAGCCTCTCAGGagtccgtttttttttttgtgatgtgagagttagagaaaaaaaaaagtgtaattttagcagaaaaaagtgtaattctaatagaaaaaagtgtaattttaatgaagaaaagtgtaattctaacagaaaaaagtgtaattctaacagaaaaaagtgtaattctaacaacaaaaagtgtaattttagccgaaacaagtgttattctagcaaaaaaaagtataattttaacagaaaaaagtgtaattttaatgaaaaaaagtgtaattttaacagaaaaaagtgtaattctaacagaaaaaagtgtaattctaacaacaaaaagtgtaattttagccgaaaaaagtgttattctagcaaaaaaaagtgtaattttaatggagaaaagtgtaattttaacagaaaaaagtgtaattctaacagaaaaaagtgtaattctaacaacaaaaagtgtaattttagccgaaaaaaattgttattctagcagaaaaaagtataattttaacagaaaaagtgtaattttaatggagaaaagtgtaattttaaagagaaaaaagtgtaattttaacagaaaaaagtgtaattttaacaagaaaagtgtaattctaacgaaaaaaagCGTCAAATTTAACAAAAGTAAGAGAAAAAGACGAGATcttgaaagaaaaacaaaaagcgTGTTATTCATCTACAAACCAAAACAAACAAATATGACACAAACAAATATGACACAAACAGACGGAGGGATATAAATATgacataaaacaaaaacaaaaaaacaaatctaaaacttaaaacaaaaacttaaaaaaataaattaaaaacaaaaacaaaaaaggaaagaaaaataaaacaatACGGAGTACAAAACACAACATTATGAAGATTTTACATAACCACCatcaaaacttaaaaaaaaaaaatgaaaaaaatcataaacaaatctgaaaaatcaaatCTGAGAAAAGTGAAATGAAGGACAAAAGGAGGCAGGCGGAGGGAAAAAAAATGGCTGATGGAGGACGGTAGGCGGCAGGAGGGAGTgtcggtggtggtggttggtggagGAGGTCATGAAGCAGAGAGGGTCGTGGCTGTGTGGTCGGCGTGGCAGCGGGTGCAAGGAGGACGGAGCAGTGTGGTCGGCGTTGTCGCGGATGGAAGGAGGAGAGGCGGCAAAGGAAGGAGAGGGTGACGGTGGCAGTGGTGGGGGTGTCGTGGGTGGTGGTGGCGTCAGATGGTGGTGCTGTTGGGAATGGTGGTGTCGGGTGAGGGGGTGGGTGGGTGAGGAAaagagggggaattgtttttgaatttttaggttttgaatttattgggtttttgatttaattgggttTTTGATAGAGAAGGTGAatgaattgtgtgagatgagagataaatggatgtgatgataaattatatatagtGGAATTAGTGATAATTAGGATGGATTAGTtaaggtagtgagagagagtgtttatttagctaattaatcaCCTTTTTGTGCTTTGATCTCCACcacccatcttcctcatccaatggcttggatgaggacttatggactcacacttagagcatggacttacttgatctttacactatatatatatatatattttttttttgtaactaagaaaatttctctctctctctctctctctatatatatatatatatatatatatatatatatatatatatatatatatatatatttatataaaactgggttggaaagctgtggatgcgccacgtggcaTATCCAACCATAATTACAGCATTAATGATAGTCAAGTTATTAAATATGAGGATAATAAATGCTGCGTAGATTTCGTCAACTTATTAACTACAACATATACATATAAATATTGGATTACTTTAAATAATTACGTTGATTTACTAATTTTGacaaaaaaatattttaaaaaatatttcaaaagttaAATCATTAAATTTATAGCGAAAAAGCCTTTAATATCAATATAATTTTCATCATATTTGATCAAAATATTTTAAAATATTAAGAGGATTTAAAtgagtgtctcacaatgtttttattaaataaaaaaagtgttttgagaaaatgTTAAACTTATACCATTATATCCGATTTTCATTGTATTATTTTCAATATTATAAATAACTTTTTCAAAGTGTTATAGATATGTAAGGTATATACAGTTATACATGACGATATTTGTTTTTCTACTAGAGTGAAGTTGTAAAAGAAATATTTGGTAAGTAAAAACAAATAGATATACAATTTATAGTTTTAGTTTAACGGCTTATGAACATGCATTTTAGGGGAAAAAATGATATTATTTATTGGCAATTTTTTCAGATTTTAAGAATAAAGGTAAGTATTAAGAGCTGAGAGTTTTACATCAAACCATAGTATACGCTTTTTCATTGTTCGTTTTTATATAATCTGTGAGAGAAAAAACAACAGAAAATATacattttttgcaaaaaaaaaaaaaaaagagagagaaagaggagaaaatatacatatttttttttaaaaaaaaaacaaacttgaatgcgtaaatttttttttccagaatATATTAAATTTGTTTACAGAACAACTACATTTAATAAAATATAGAGCAAAAGCGTGCAATTtttttatagatatgtttgacacatatatAATACATACGAATAAAATTTAAGCGTCCGAGTAAGTTGAGTTTGAACCATGTATATTTGACGCGTAATCATCTTGCcttatacataaaaattgaaaaaaattataaaattatattcataTCCTTTCCAACAAATATTATTTGATTTGGAACATGTGGATTGTAAAACGATCTAATTAAtaaattgtttttattgcattacTTGAATACATTTCAttctaattaatatgatatttgattaaTCATAAATTTATTTACCTAACATATAAACCATATAATATTAGTAAAGATTAAAAGAAATTCAATAATATTAGTGACAATTATATAATGAGTATAATTGCTTAGCGAACAACATCGGAAAAACTTACCGTATTATGTATATTTGCAACAATAACAAATAACAACTTATATTGTGAAAATTTATACTTGCAAATTAGATTGAAATAAATATCATGATTTCGAGTGGATATAAACAATGTGATAACTAATATACTTGTAGTGCATATGAATAATCATGACATTTTTTGTTATAAGAATCGTGacaaaatagaaaacataattcTTTTCTTAATTAATATTTTCAAACAAGTATTGCATACATCATTTGTAAAATTAATCTTACATATTTAGCCACTAC is a window encoding:
- the LOC141645492 gene encoding uncharacterized protein LOC141645492, with product MKIGVWNIRGMNKEFKQHEIVDFFTSNKLDIMGINEIRVRFSNFNSVRKRGFKHFKVLHNYDYHSNGRLWVIWNKASLVVTALSSGVQWVHLQVEAPGCVTYQVTFVYGLNSLEGRVDLWTFLKGIKPTCPWVCLGDFNCVRSLDERISNTAANLQALVDFNDAIIMAGLEDMVIHGFAFTWTNKQEDGDRKWMKLDRVLINTEWAAMFSHSYADSLAAGVSDHSPLVVSIPSTEVPRPKQFRFLNCWAQDPSFPDIVKEVWQERIYGCSMYKLVQHLKVAKQRLKVLHHKTYSSLTERAKKKMCELQDCQGKLQRDPMNAVLMLEEKELCLLMCTLKIELSFACRGLKLMVFR